From a single Prosthecobacter algae genomic region:
- a CDS encoding carbamoyltransferase, which translates to MRILGLSAYFHDSAACLIENGEVVAAAQEERFTRKKHDERFPREAVKFCLKKAGITMQDVDHVAYYEKPFLKFERLLETHLAFAPKGLRSFMMAMPAWLGEKLWLPQVIGDELGWEGRILFAEHHESHAASAFFPSPFESAAVLTLDGVGEWATASYGVGRGNQVEILHEMRFPHSLGLLYSAFTYFTGFKVNSGEYKLMGLAPYGEPKYVQAILDHVISLKEDGSFAMNLEYFDYASGLKMTSAKMNSLLGGPPRQPESALTQREMDIARSIQVVTEEIVLRMARHVRRETGERYLCLAGGVALNCVANGRLLREGIFDDLYIQPASGDAGGALGAALAVQHHFLDQPRVFKPGGDWQRGSYLGSEYTAEEVEADLAARGAKMMRYDSLEAMAERTAKLIAEGKVVGWFQGRMEFGPRALGSRSILGDPRVADMQRRLNVKIKFREGFRPFAPAILAGREAEWFDLDRPSPYMLLVAPVAAKHRLAVTEAQEGELSGLDKLRIPRSTIAAVTHVDGSARIQSVHEETHPAFHALIRCFDKLTGCPLVVNTSFNLRGEPVVESPAQAYTCFMRTDMDVLAIGPWLLLKEDQPAWVEKENWREQFQPD; encoded by the coding sequence ATGCGCATCCTTGGCCTGTCCGCCTATTTTCATGATTCTGCCGCCTGCCTGATCGAAAATGGCGAGGTGGTGGCGGCGGCCCAGGAGGAGCGGTTTACCCGAAAGAAGCATGATGAGAGATTCCCGCGCGAGGCGGTGAAGTTTTGCCTGAAAAAGGCGGGCATCACGATGCAGGACGTGGACCATGTGGCCTACTATGAGAAGCCGTTTTTGAAGTTTGAAAGGCTGCTGGAGACGCATCTGGCGTTTGCGCCGAAGGGGCTGAGGAGCTTCATGATGGCGATGCCAGCGTGGCTGGGGGAGAAGCTGTGGCTACCGCAGGTGATCGGGGATGAGCTGGGCTGGGAGGGGCGCATCCTGTTTGCGGAGCATCATGAGTCGCATGCGGCCTCGGCCTTTTTCCCTTCGCCATTTGAAAGCGCGGCGGTGCTTACGCTGGACGGGGTGGGGGAGTGGGCGACGGCCTCCTATGGGGTGGGGCGGGGGAACCAGGTGGAGATCCTGCATGAGATGCGCTTTCCGCACTCGCTGGGGCTGCTGTATTCGGCCTTCACGTACTTCACGGGCTTCAAAGTGAACTCGGGGGAGTATAAGCTGATGGGGCTGGCACCCTATGGGGAGCCGAAGTATGTGCAGGCGATCCTGGACCACGTGATCTCGCTGAAGGAGGACGGGTCGTTTGCCATGAACCTGGAGTACTTCGACTATGCGTCGGGGCTGAAGATGACGAGTGCGAAGATGAACTCTTTGTTAGGCGGGCCGCCCCGGCAGCCGGAATCGGCCCTGACCCAGCGGGAGATGGACATTGCGCGGTCCATCCAGGTGGTGACGGAGGAGATCGTGCTGCGGATGGCGCGGCATGTGCGCCGTGAGACGGGCGAGCGGTACCTGTGCCTGGCGGGCGGGGTGGCGCTGAACTGCGTGGCCAATGGCAGGCTGCTGCGGGAGGGGATCTTTGATGACCTTTACATCCAGCCGGCCTCTGGCGATGCGGGTGGGGCGCTGGGTGCGGCGCTGGCGGTGCAGCATCATTTCCTGGACCAGCCACGGGTTTTCAAACCGGGCGGGGACTGGCAGCGTGGCAGCTACCTGGGCAGCGAGTACACGGCTGAAGAGGTGGAGGCGGATTTGGCCGCCAGGGGCGCGAAGATGATGCGCTATGATTCTCTAGAGGCGATGGCGGAGCGGACGGCGAAACTGATCGCGGAGGGAAAGGTGGTGGGCTGGTTTCAGGGGCGCATGGAGTTCGGCCCGCGCGCGCTGGGGTCACGGTCCATTCTGGGCGACCCACGGGTGGCAGACATGCAGCGGAGGCTGAATGTGAAGATCAAGTTTCGCGAGGGCTTCCGCCCCTTTGCCCCGGCGATCCTGGCGGGGAGGGAGGCAGAGTGGTTTGACCTGGACCGCCCGAGTCCCTACATGCTGCTGGTGGCCCCGGTGGCGGCGAAGCATCGGCTGGCGGTGACGGAGGCACAGGAGGGAGAACTGAGCGGACTGGACAAGCTACGAATCCCGCGCTCCACCATCGCGGCGGTGACGCATGTGGATGGGTCTGCACGGATCCAGAGCGTGCATGAGGAGACGCATCCGGCCTTTCACGCGCTGATCCGTTGCTTTGATAAACTGACGGGTTGTCCGCTGGTGGTGAACACGTCTTTTAACCTGCGCGGTGAGCCGGTGGTGGAGTCTCCGGCGCAGGCTTATACCTGCTTCATGCGCACGGACATGGATGTGCTGGCGATCGGCCCGTGGCTGCTGCTGAAAGAGGATCAGCCGGCATGGGTGGAAAAGGAAAACTGGAGGGAGCAATTTCAGCCTGACTGA
- a CDS encoding SxtJ family membrane protein, translating into MARENIILQELREVERTPRAWRSFGLVMATALAVLAGVSFWKHGVVTAWTAGLGGGAAVFAVTGLVFPRMLKELHLAWMFLSLCLGWVMSRVVLILLFVLVVIPTHVIGRVCGLSFMEMRRGAEKESLWVKKKPRERGHHEKLF; encoded by the coding sequence ATGGCCCGCGAAAACATCATTCTTCAAGAACTGCGCGAGGTGGAGCGTACGCCGCGTGCATGGCGCAGCTTTGGTTTGGTCATGGCGACTGCCCTGGCAGTGCTGGCGGGGGTGTCGTTTTGGAAGCATGGGGTAGTCACGGCCTGGACGGCGGGGCTGGGTGGTGGAGCGGCTGTGTTTGCGGTGACGGGGCTGGTTTTTCCACGGATGCTGAAGGAGCTGCACTTGGCGTGGATGTTTCTGTCGCTGTGCCTGGGCTGGGTGATGTCGCGGGTGGTGCTGATCCTGCTGTTTGTGCTGGTGGTGATCCCCACGCATGTCATCGGGCGGGTGTGCGGGCTGTCCTTCATGGAGATGCGACGCGGTGCGGAGAAGGAGAGCCTGTGGGTGAAAAAGAAACCCCGTGAGCGCGGGCACCACGAAAAGTTATTTTAA
- a CDS encoding DUF5989 family protein: MKRTQIIRQFLSFLAQSGKWWLMPLVLMLLLLGTVLVFAKGSAIAPFIYSLF; encoded by the coding sequence ATGAAACGCACCCAAATCATCCGCCAATTCCTGTCCTTCCTGGCCCAGTCGGGCAAGTGGTGGCTGATGCCGCTAGTGCTGATGCTGCTGCTGCTGGGGACGGTGCTGGTCTTTGCCAAAGGCAGCGCGATTGCGCCGTTCATCTACAGCCTGTTTTGA
- a CDS encoding NAD(+)/NADH kinase produces the protein MPQRIALFGGSFNPPGLHHRVIAQRLAREFDQVRIIPCGPRPDKPVTGSIPAVYRAALADLTFGDLPGVTVDLFDLEQATFTRNHELQTRFENEGELWHVVGGDLVAGGALGKSLIQRTWAQGEHLWNHAHFAVLTRPGFSLNKADLPPHSLIFEIEEHGSSTLIRDHLSHGQSVAGLLTARAQAYTERYGLYRAPNPGTWARKSLSDKSYAIEADPQNPKAQQWLAEIGPGTEDKPDFITVLGGDGAMLRCIREHWRERRPFFGINAGHLGFLMNAPEQVFSSPFPPPDVILRQMPMLYIEVEDKDGHIHKSYGFNDAWLERATSQSSWLQIIVNGVERIPKLVSDGALVATAAGSTAYARSMGASPLLADTPAWLLVGSNVMEPAHWRSALLSVDTTVEIRSLSPEHRPVEAFVDGLSLGEVVTFRARLSRAASAEIAFCASHDMADKIAAIQFHKDSLL, from the coding sequence ATGCCCCAGCGCATTGCCCTCTTTGGAGGCAGCTTCAATCCCCCTGGCCTGCATCACCGCGTCATCGCCCAACGACTTGCGCGGGAGTTCGATCAGGTGCGCATCATCCCCTGCGGCCCCCGCCCGGACAAACCGGTCACCGGCTCCATCCCCGCTGTCTATCGCGCAGCCCTCGCCGACCTCACCTTTGGGGATCTCCCTGGCGTCACTGTGGATCTTTTTGATCTTGAGCAGGCCACCTTCACCCGCAATCACGAGCTGCAGACCCGCTTTGAAAACGAGGGCGAACTCTGGCATGTCGTCGGTGGGGATCTCGTCGCGGGCGGGGCTTTGGGCAAATCCCTCATCCAGCGTACCTGGGCCCAGGGAGAGCACCTGTGGAATCACGCCCATTTTGCCGTCCTCACCCGCCCCGGTTTTAGCCTCAACAAAGCCGATCTTCCGCCCCACTCCCTCATCTTTGAGATCGAAGAGCACGGCTCCAGCACCCTCATCCGGGATCACCTCAGCCACGGCCAGTCCGTCGCTGGCCTGCTCACCGCACGCGCTCAGGCCTACACCGAACGTTACGGCCTCTACCGCGCCCCAAACCCCGGCACCTGGGCCCGCAAAAGCCTCAGCGACAAAAGCTACGCCATCGAGGCTGATCCGCAAAATCCCAAGGCCCAGCAATGGCTGGCCGAAATCGGCCCCGGCACGGAAGATAAACCTGACTTCATAACCGTCCTCGGTGGCGATGGGGCCATGCTCCGCTGTATTCGCGAACACTGGCGCGAGCGCCGCCCCTTCTTCGGTATCAATGCCGGCCACCTCGGCTTCCTGATGAATGCGCCGGAGCAGGTTTTCAGTTCCCCCTTTCCTCCTCCGGATGTCATCCTTCGCCAGATGCCCATGCTCTACATTGAGGTGGAGGACAAAGACGGCCACATCCACAAGTCCTACGGCTTCAATGATGCCTGGCTCGAGCGCGCCACCAGCCAGAGTTCCTGGCTGCAGATCATCGTCAATGGCGTCGAGCGCATCCCCAAGCTCGTCAGCGACGGCGCCCTCGTCGCCACCGCTGCCGGTTCCACCGCCTATGCCCGCAGCATGGGGGCCAGCCCCCTCCTGGCGGATACCCCCGCTTGGCTCCTCGTCGGCTCCAATGTCATGGAGCCCGCCCATTGGCGCAGCGCCCTGTTATCGGTGGATACCACCGTCGAGATCCGCAGCCTCAGCCCGGAGCACCGCCCCGTGGAAGCCTTCGTGGATGGCCTCAGCCTGGGCGAAGTCGTCACCTTCCGTGCCCGCCTCAGCCGTGCAGCCAGCGCCGAAATCGCCTTCTGCGCCAGCCATGACATGGCGGATAAAATCGCCGCCATCCAATTTCACAAAGACAGCCTTTTATAA
- a CDS encoding DUF1501 domain-containing protein has protein sequence MDALPFSRRRMLQTTSSGIGWLAFSALAQQAAASEGSLFTRPAPHFPARAKRVIFLTMRGGPSHVDLFDHKPELLRRSGQAASLGRDSTGAKLLGPIHPFLQHGQSGQWISSQYPLLARHADDLCIINSMHTDLPNHAQAFGQMHTGSFQFVRPSLGAWTLYGLGSENENLPGFITLNPPADNGGSQNYGSAFLPPACQGTKIGGSQLPELYAALLKKDETPGPPMKNIANPQISPQLQRAQLDLIRGMNQHKLQREVHHPEIEGAIQSFELAFRMQSQVPEVLDLRDEPESVRKLYGIGQGKDQFARQCLLARRLAEAGVRFIEIASPTHWDHHNLLKDSLAKSCAATDRPIAALLTDLKARGMLKDTLVVWAGEFGRTPYAQGTDGRDHNHKGYSIWMAGGGVKGGLTYGATDEIGHKAVQDPMHIHDWHATMLHFLGLDHTQLTYRYGGRSFRLTNVSGKVASGILA, from the coding sequence ATGGACGCATTGCCCTTCTCCAGACGCCGGATGTTGCAGACCACCTCTTCGGGGATTGGATGGCTAGCCTTTTCGGCACTGGCGCAACAGGCCGCCGCCAGCGAAGGCAGCCTCTTCACACGCCCTGCCCCGCATTTCCCCGCACGGGCCAAGCGGGTGATCTTCCTCACCATGCGGGGCGGCCCCTCCCATGTGGACCTCTTTGACCACAAGCCTGAGCTCCTGCGCCGCAGTGGACAGGCCGCCAGCCTGGGCCGTGACTCCACCGGGGCCAAGCTGCTGGGCCCCATCCACCCCTTCCTCCAGCATGGCCAATCCGGCCAGTGGATCTCCAGCCAGTATCCGCTGCTGGCCCGTCATGCCGATGATCTGTGCATCATCAACTCCATGCACACGGACCTGCCCAACCATGCGCAGGCCTTTGGCCAGATGCACACCGGCAGCTTTCAGTTTGTTCGCCCATCCCTCGGGGCCTGGACCCTCTATGGCCTGGGCAGTGAAAACGAGAACCTTCCCGGCTTCATCACGCTGAACCCGCCTGCCGACAATGGCGGCTCCCAAAACTACGGCAGCGCCTTTCTCCCGCCCGCCTGCCAGGGCACCAAAATCGGCGGCAGCCAGCTCCCCGAACTTTACGCCGCCCTTCTGAAAAAGGACGAGACACCGGGACCGCCGATGAAAAACATCGCCAACCCCCAGATCTCCCCCCAGCTTCAGCGCGCCCAGCTTGATCTCATCCGGGGCATGAACCAGCACAAGCTGCAGCGTGAGGTCCATCATCCTGAAATCGAAGGGGCCATCCAGTCCTTCGAACTCGCCTTCCGCATGCAAAGCCAGGTCCCCGAAGTGCTCGATTTGCGGGATGAGCCTGAGTCCGTGCGCAAACTCTACGGCATCGGCCAGGGCAAGGACCAGTTTGCCCGCCAGTGCCTCCTCGCCCGTCGCCTGGCTGAGGCTGGCGTGCGCTTCATCGAAATCGCCTCTCCCACCCACTGGGACCATCACAACCTGCTCAAGGACAGCCTGGCCAAGAGCTGCGCCGCCACCGACCGCCCCATCGCGGCCCTGCTGACGGACCTGAAGGCCCGCGGCATGCTAAAAGACACCCTGGTCGTCTGGGCGGGCGAATTTGGCCGCACCCCTTATGCCCAGGGCACCGATGGCCGTGACCACAATCACAAAGGCTACTCCATCTGGATGGCTGGCGGCGGGGTCAAAGGTGGACTCACTTACGGAGCCACGGATGAGATAGGCCACAAGGCTGTGCAGGACCCTATGCACATCCACGACTGGCACGCCACCATGCTTCATTTCCTGGGGCTGGATCACACCCAACTCACCTACCGATATGGTGGCCGCAGCTTTCGCCTAACCAACGTTTCAGGAAAAGTGGCCTCCGGCATCTTGGCCTGA
- a CDS encoding GNAT family N-acetyltransferase, which produces MNEPHPLLPPIDRVYRAEEINAFGKDRGPAFYETCHLYAQSLWQIGFPAKCILLLNRALSSPMPGSEPVLAKWPLPYQAMAWLLLHRPEGQFIGNPRRHWQHLATRMVEPNKEVRAWRAWACWYLAKEILPEAEFPGDLEQIREEGVVEPTYADIVQQLTRLSPADDLGQWQLALSWSHQQLGRAEKPSLAMRVRRIAEDELRVVQRLGHEIWRKYYPGIISEGQIDYMLTVWYQPDAMAREMQMRGAWFALIEVEARGPVGYLSFERYPENVLFINKLYVQPEVHGLGVGAAALAWTEARARELGCHSVQLRVNKRNAPAIRAYQRAGFRFVEDVCSDIGSGYVMDDFRMEKRL; this is translated from the coding sequence GTGAACGAACCCCACCCGCTGCTGCCGCCGATTGATCGGGTGTACCGGGCGGAGGAGATCAATGCCTTTGGCAAGGACCGTGGCCCGGCTTTTTATGAGACCTGCCACCTGTATGCGCAGAGCCTGTGGCAGATCGGTTTTCCGGCGAAGTGCATCCTGCTGCTGAACCGTGCACTGTCCTCACCGATGCCCGGCAGTGAGCCGGTGCTGGCCAAGTGGCCGCTCCCTTACCAGGCCATGGCCTGGCTGCTGCTGCACCGGCCTGAAGGGCAGTTCATCGGCAATCCGCGCCGTCACTGGCAGCATCTGGCCACACGCATGGTGGAGCCCAACAAGGAAGTGCGGGCCTGGCGGGCCTGGGCCTGCTGGTATCTGGCCAAGGAGATTTTGCCCGAGGCGGAATTTCCGGGAGATCTGGAGCAGATCCGCGAAGAGGGCGTGGTGGAGCCGACCTATGCTGACATCGTGCAGCAACTGACACGCCTGTCCCCGGCGGATGATCTGGGGCAGTGGCAACTGGCGTTGTCCTGGTCGCATCAGCAGTTAGGCCGGGCCGAGAAGCCATCACTGGCCATGAGGGTGCGGCGGATTGCCGAGGATGAGCTGCGGGTGGTGCAGCGCTTGGGGCATGAAATCTGGCGCAAGTATTACCCGGGCATCATAAGTGAAGGGCAGATCGATTACATGCTGACGGTCTGGTATCAGCCGGATGCGATGGCGCGTGAGATGCAGATGCGCGGGGCGTGGTTTGCCTTGATCGAGGTGGAGGCGCGCGGGCCTGTGGGCTACTTATCGTTTGAGCGCTATCCTGAAAATGTCCTGTTCATCAACAAGCTGTACGTGCAGCCGGAGGTGCATGGTCTGGGGGTGGGGGCTGCGGCCCTGGCCTGGACGGAGGCACGTGCCCGTGAACTGGGCTGCCACTCTGTGCAACTGCGGGTGAACAAGCGCAATGCCCCGGCGATCCGGGCGTATCAGCGGGCGGGCTTCCGGTTTGTGGAGGATGTGTGCAGCGACATTGGCAGCGGTTACGTCATGGATGACTTCCGGATGGAGAAAAGACTGTGA
- a CDS encoding type II toxin-antitoxin system VapC family toxin, with protein MRILDTDHCIDILRGREEVILKRRGIYDEVATTIITACELYYGAAKSTKPLENKRAVDAFLKTLRVLGMDQHAAQFFGLFKAELEKMGRCLADADMMIGSIARAHNAIVITGNTRHFERIPGLTLENWR; from the coding sequence ATGAGGATTCTGGATACCGACCACTGCATAGATATCCTGCGCGGTCGTGAGGAGGTCATCCTCAAGCGCCGTGGCATCTATGATGAAGTGGCCACCACCATCATCACCGCCTGCGAGCTGTATTACGGGGCGGCGAAATCTACCAAACCGCTGGAAAACAAACGCGCCGTGGATGCCTTCTTGAAAACTCTCCGCGTGCTGGGCATGGACCAGCACGCAGCGCAGTTTTTCGGCCTCTTCAAAGCCGAGTTGGAAAAAATGGGGCGCTGTCTGGCCGATGCCGACATGATGATTGGCTCCATCGCCCGCGCTCACAATGCCATCGTCATCACGGGCAACACACGTCATTTTGAGCGCATACCAGGGCTGACCCTTGAGAACTGGCGATAA
- a CDS encoding Arc family DNA-binding protein produces the protein MPESLIERLRTSAELTHRSLNKEIIHRLERSFDQPAPTLKTENWDESRVNEQADAWDKIAGTWKSDVSLEAEIEALYAARTPGREVTL, from the coding sequence TTGCCCGAATCTCTCATTGAGAGACTTCGGACTTCGGCTGAGCTCACGCACCGCAGCCTCAATAAAGAGATCATCCACCGCCTCGAGCGCTCTTTTGACCAGCCTGCGCCAACCCTGAAAACCGAAAACTGGGATGAATCCCGCGTGAATGAACAAGCGGATGCCTGGGATAAAATCGCAGGCACCTGGAAGTCCGATGTCAGCTTGGAGGCTGAAATTGAAGCCCTCTACGCCGCACGCACCCCTGGCCGTGAGGTCACTCTATGA
- a CDS encoding DUF6797 domain-containing protein, translating to MRFTLLACFFVTLVPAFAQQKAKKAASPPKAPAIPADTPWGDFVEKDFPFFSSVLDCRDLEGFPKDNLTPRGLILNLGHNLWACFDTDLLRISAVWEGEAGKPPVTPEALAPGSYHIAGQKTKDGQEYLPKPVGKVWLTNGIYPGWQIGSRPSFTDPREPGPSPEEVGRGALPATGARFKSLRMHSYQHLEIRAALGDLELIGHIMLDVAKKTLAQNWEIPPHTQPLTFQIGQLPALKNLSFSPEKVEAFTLGADNAKDSYFGIHCYSSSRIQLQHDDSHRVWVSLLPATEASTLDTLLTVALPTNTSEPTTPSADKADQAHWPETVSTQAVLSKSPDAYVIDDIPLPVPNPWKRNVRLADIAFLNDKGDAAAVTFDGDVWLISGLKGDLEKVTWKRFASGLHEPMSIVFRNKELFVFDRNGIWKLADTNGDHEADKYEMLCNLFSQTAETREFPNSMKLGPDGSLYISKGGQEGTTFGKHNGTVIKVAPDGKSFEVIGHGLRQPFIGVNPKTGLVTASDQQGNYVPSTPIQIIRDNQFYGHLPTIAPKEAYPAPIAEPLVWLPHPVNPSGATQTWLIGAKMGPLNDELIHVGYNRPELFRVLMNDRFKRPQATVMSFEREFDFGPLNAIVNPADGQLYVVGFQVWGTTAKKLSGLVRLRYTDKPRVLLKEVTPMDKGLLLRFNARMSEKLATDPASYSAERWNYKRTFDYGSPHLKMDGSTGQEWVTASSAYLSKDGMSVFVGIPDMKAGVHQMRIGWGLESADGLKAANTAYFSPWELAPFDPAKEGFGDITVDLTPRKTETVALAKPTVEEGAKLYQMIGCMACHSIDGSTVGKVGPSWKGIYGTERILGKGGKTALADEAYLRESITNPSAKVVKGFEKFDTGMPIYAGILNESQIESLVMYIKTLK from the coding sequence ATGCGTTTCACCCTCCTCGCGTGCTTTTTTGTCACCCTTGTCCCCGCCTTTGCTCAACAAAAGGCCAAAAAAGCTGCGTCTCCCCCCAAAGCTCCGGCCATTCCTGCGGACACGCCCTGGGGGGACTTCGTGGAAAAAGACTTTCCGTTTTTCAGCAGCGTCCTCGACTGCCGCGACCTCGAAGGCTTCCCGAAAGACAACCTCACCCCCCGTGGCCTGATTCTCAATCTTGGCCATAATCTCTGGGCTTGTTTCGATACCGACCTCCTCCGCATTTCCGCCGTCTGGGAAGGCGAAGCTGGAAAACCGCCCGTCACTCCCGAGGCCCTCGCCCCCGGCTCCTACCACATCGCCGGGCAAAAGACCAAAGACGGCCAGGAATACCTGCCGAAACCCGTGGGCAAAGTGTGGCTGACCAATGGCATCTATCCCGGCTGGCAGATCGGCAGCCGACCCAGTTTTACGGATCCCCGCGAGCCCGGGCCGAGCCCTGAAGAAGTAGGCCGCGGTGCCCTCCCCGCCACCGGGGCCCGGTTCAAGTCCCTCCGGATGCACAGCTACCAGCACCTGGAAATCCGCGCCGCTCTCGGTGACCTGGAACTCATCGGTCACATCATGTTGGATGTGGCTAAGAAAACCCTGGCCCAGAATTGGGAAATCCCACCCCACACCCAGCCGCTGACCTTCCAGATCGGCCAGCTTCCCGCCCTGAAAAACCTCAGCTTCAGCCCGGAAAAGGTGGAGGCCTTCACCCTGGGTGCTGACAACGCCAAAGACAGTTATTTCGGCATTCATTGTTATTCCAGCAGTCGCATCCAGCTTCAGCACGACGACTCCCATCGCGTCTGGGTCTCCCTGCTTCCGGCCACGGAAGCCAGCACTCTGGACACGCTCCTCACCGTCGCCCTTCCCACCAACACTTCGGAACCCACCACTCCCTCAGCCGACAAGGCGGACCAGGCTCACTGGCCCGAGACCGTCTCCACCCAGGCCGTCCTCTCGAAATCCCCAGACGCCTACGTCATTGACGACATTCCCCTGCCCGTCCCCAATCCCTGGAAGCGCAACGTCCGACTCGCCGACATCGCTTTCCTCAATGACAAGGGCGATGCAGCAGCCGTGACCTTCGATGGCGATGTGTGGCTCATCTCCGGACTCAAGGGTGACCTGGAAAAAGTCACCTGGAAGCGTTTTGCCTCCGGCCTCCATGAGCCCATGAGCATCGTCTTCCGCAACAAGGAACTCTTCGTTTTCGACCGCAACGGCATCTGGAAACTGGCCGATACCAACGGCGACCATGAAGCCGACAAGTATGAAATGTTATGCAATCTATTCTCCCAGACGGCTGAGACGCGCGAGTTCCCAAACTCGATGAAGCTCGGTCCTGACGGCTCCCTTTACATCTCCAAAGGCGGCCAGGAAGGCACCACCTTTGGCAAGCACAACGGCACCGTCATCAAGGTGGCCCCCGATGGCAAATCCTTCGAGGTCATCGGCCACGGCCTGCGCCAGCCCTTCATTGGCGTGAACCCTAAAACCGGCCTCGTCACCGCCAGCGATCAGCAGGGTAACTACGTCCCTTCCACGCCCATCCAGATCATTCGGGATAACCAATTTTATGGTCACCTGCCCACCATCGCTCCCAAGGAAGCTTATCCCGCCCCCATTGCTGAGCCTCTGGTCTGGCTGCCGCATCCGGTGAACCCCAGCGGTGCCACTCAGACCTGGCTCATCGGTGCCAAAATGGGTCCGCTGAATGACGAGCTGATCCACGTCGGCTACAACCGCCCGGAACTCTTCCGCGTGCTGATGAATGACCGCTTCAAGCGTCCCCAGGCCACCGTCATGAGCTTTGAGCGCGAGTTCGACTTCGGCCCCTTGAATGCCATCGTGAACCCAGCCGACGGCCAGCTTTACGTCGTCGGTTTCCAGGTATGGGGCACCACGGCTAAGAAACTCAGCGGCCTCGTGCGCCTTCGCTACACGGACAAACCTCGTGTGCTTCTCAAAGAAGTCACCCCCATGGACAAAGGGCTGCTCCTCCGTTTCAACGCCCGGATGAGCGAAAAGCTGGCCACCGATCCTGCCAGCTACAGTGCCGAACGCTGGAACTACAAGCGCACCTTCGACTACGGCTCCCCACACCTGAAAATGGATGGCAGCACCGGCCAGGAATGGGTCACCGCCAGCAGCGCCTACCTCAGCAAGGATGGCATGAGTGTCTTTGTCGGCATCCCCGACATGAAGGCTGGCGTGCATCAAATGCGCATCGGCTGGGGACTGGAAAGTGCCGATGGCCTCAAGGCCGCGAACACCGCCTATTTCAGCCCTTGGGAACTCGCCCCGTTTGACCCGGCCAAAGAAGGCTTCGGCGACATCACCGTGGACCTCACTCCCCGCAAAACCGAAACGGTGGCCCTCGCCAAACCGACCGTGGAAGAAGGGGCCAAGCTCTATCAGATGATCGGCTGCATGGCCTGCCACAGCATTGACGGCAGCACCGTCGGCAAAGTCGGGCCAAGCTGGAAAGGCATCTACGGCACGGAGCGCATCCTTGGCAAAGGCGGCAAAACCGCGCTGGCCGATGAAGCCTACCTCCGAGAATCCATCACCAACCCCAGCGCCAAAGTCGTCAAAGGTTTCGAAAAATTCGATACTGGCATGCCCATCTACGCCGGCATCCTGAATGAATCCCAGATCGAAAGCCTCGTGATGTATATCAAGACCCTGAAGTAA